DNA sequence from the Streptomyces sp. HUAS 15-9 genome:
TCGCTGCCAGCAGGAGCGGACCCAAGCCGGTTTCCTCGCCGAACTCTTCCTCGCCTGCCCCTGCTTTTTCCCGGGTGGGAGTCTCCGTCGTTGCCGTCATGTTCTCCTCTTTCTCTGACGCATGACTCGGCAGAGCGCTCGGCCGTCACAAGCTTCGTGCTCCGCCCTTCATCGCCATCCTCGAGGCGGGCGGCGCTCACCGCATTTCGATCATGCTCCATATGCCTACGCGATTTCCGAGGACTTGCGGAACGACACCCTAGGTCTGCTCGATGTGCAGATGGATCGGGCCGCGAAGAACGGGGCTGCGCCGGTACGGCGGTGGGTCGGCGACCAGGCTGGGCCCGTCGAGGCGGCGTGCCAGTTCGCTCAGTGCGATCTGGGTCTCCAGCCGGGCCATCGGGCCGCCGAAGCACAGGTGGATACCGCTGCCGAAGCCGAGGTGCTGGTTGTCCCGTCGATCGGGGTCGAAGTGGTCGGGATCGTGGAAGCGGTTCGGATCGCGGCTGCCCGAGGCCAGCATGAGCATGATCTGCGAGCCCTTGGGGATGACGGTCTCGGCGACGGTGATGTCGCTGTAGGCCGCCCGCCAGGGAATGATGTGCACGGGGGGCTCGTAGCGCAGCAGTTCCTCGACCAGTGCGACAACCAGACCCGGTTCGTCGCGCAGTCGCTGGAGCACCTCGGGGTGGCGCAGCAGCGTCAGCATGCCGTTGGTGATGAGGTTGACGGTGGTCTCGTGGCCGGCGATCAGCAGCAGGTTCGCGGTGCTGATGATTTCCTCGTCGGTCATCCGCCCGTCCGGCCCGTCGTCGTTGGCCAGCCGGGTCAACAGGTCGTCACCCGGTCGGCCGTGGCGTTGCTCCAGCAGCCCGCCGAGGTACTGGCGCAGGGCTTGGCGAGCCTGCACGCCGTTGTCCAGTTTTTCCTTCGGGTCGGTCCTGGGGTCGTAGTCGATCGAGTTGATGATGTCGTTCACCCACAGGCGGAACGTCGGTTCGTCCTCGCGTGGCACGCCGAGCAGGTGGCAGATCACCGTGACGGGGAACGGGTAGGCGAAGTCGTCGACGATGTCGATCTGTTCCTTGCCCGCGAAGTCGTCGATGAGACGGCCGACGATGGCGGTCAGGTCGGGTTCCAGGCCGGTCACCAGCCCCGGGGTGTGCGGGGGGCCGAAGTGGCGCATCGCCATGCGCCGCAGGCGGTCGTGCTCGGGCGGGTCGAGGTTGATGAACGCGGGTGTGGCCCCTGTCTCGGCCCCGGGCATCGGATGTGACAGATTGCGGACGTCGGAGCTCAGGTGCGGGTCGTGCAGCAGGTCCGTGATCTCGCGATAGGTGCTGACGACATAGCTGCCGTCG
Encoded proteins:
- a CDS encoding cytochrome P450; translation: MTTTEMPDTLHRILDYSSRADPYPLYAELRETPVALQDDGSYVVSTYREITDLLHDPHLSSDVRNLSHPMPGAETGATPAFINLDPPEHDRLRRMAMRHFGPPHTPGLVTGLEPDLTAIVGRLIDDFAGKEQIDIVDDFAYPFPVTVICHLLGVPREDEPTFRLWVNDIINSIDYDPRTDPKEKLDNGVQARQALRQYLGGLLEQRHGRPGDDLLTRLANDDGPDGRMTDEEIISTANLLLIAGHETTVNLITNGMLTLLRHPEVLQRLRDEPGLVVALVEELLRYEPPVHIIPWRAAYSDITVAETVIPKGSQIMLMLASGSRDPNRFHDPDHFDPDRRDNQHLGFGSGIHLCFGGPMARLETQIALSELARRLDGPSLVADPPPYRRSPVLRGPIHLHIEQT